Proteins co-encoded in one Oreochromis aureus strain Israel breed Guangdong linkage group 3, ZZ_aureus, whole genome shotgun sequence genomic window:
- the LOC120438566 gene encoding putative nuclease HARBI1 → MFQNNSPCSVFYVTWALFQKAGLVQTLRFPGVIGCIDGTHIPIIAPSVNEGDYVNRKSFHSINVQIICDAANIITNVEAKWPGSVHDSRIFRECTLSTKFGHGEFTGYLLGDRGYPCLPYLLTPYPDPEPGPQQRYNLAHCRTKARVEMTIGMLKARFQCLQRLRVTPERACDIIVACVILHNIATIRGEHCPSEPNISSDPNHEHPDPPTDIQDGRAVRDTICHNHFLAITSTC, encoded by the exons atgtttcaaaacaacagcccctgctctgtgttttatgtaacctgggccctgtttcagaaagccggtttagtgcaaactctga ggttcccaggcgtgattggctgtatagatggcactcacattccaaTCATTGCCCCTTCAGTAAATGAAGGAGACTATGTGAACAGGAAGTCTTTCCACAGCATTAATGTACAG ATCATATGTGATGCTGCCAACATTATCACAAATGTGGAAGCCAAGTGGCCAGGCTCTGTTCATGACTCACGAATTTTTCGTGAATGTACACTGAGCACAAAATTTGGACATG GAGAGTTCACTGGCTACTTGCTTGGTGATAGGGGGTATCCATGTTTACCCTATTTGCTTACCCCTTACCCTGACCCTGAACCGGGCCCACAGCAGCGATATAATCTGGCTCATTGCAGGACAAAAGCCAGAGTTGAAATGACTATCGGAATGCTTAAGGCCCGGTTCCAGTGCCTTCAAAGACTCAGGGTCACCCCAGAAAGGGCATGTGACATTATTGTGGCATGTGTGATTCTTCACAACATTGCCACAATTAGAGGAGAACACTGTCCTTCTGAACCAAACATCAGCAGTGATCCAAACCATGAACATCCTGACCCTCCCACAGACATACAAGATGGAAGAGCAGTCAGAGACACCATATGTCACAATCATTTCCTGGCCATCACCTCAACATGTTGA
- the LOC120438569 gene encoding uncharacterized protein LOC120438569 isoform X1, with protein sequence MKTLVVFLLLVNVSQHALGVVVEVNEGVMSVLLPCQNMWFRLENPRVMWTRSDLNPKSVHVRQDKTDDNRGQNQRYSGRTSMRPDALAIFDFSLTLSKPTIADSGIYTCSISDGREERRLSDIQLQVKAPQHNYGFFVPTLEILESINTSVRLKDISPDIDRLKKQIEEFERSWKEISGCSKATVAVGGFIATLIVIILEFMYI encoded by the exons tttcccagcatgccctgGGTGTGGTGGTGGAGGTGAATGAGGGGGTGAtgtctgtcctgctgccctgtcaGAACATGTGGTTTAGACTTGAGAATCCCAGAGTGATGTGGACTCGCAGTGATCTCAATCCCAAATCTGTCCATGTgagacaagacaaaacagaCGATAACAGAGGACAAAACCAGCGTTACAGCGGGCGCACATCGATGAGACCTGATGCGCTGGCCATTTTTGATTTCAGCCTCACTTTGAGCAAACCAACAATAGCTGACAGTGGCATCTACACCTGCTCCATCAGTGATGGGAGAGAAGAACGGAGACTGAGCGATATccagctgcaggtcaaag CACCTCAACACAACTACGGCTTTTTCGTGCCTACTTTAGAGATATTGGAATCCATCAACACCAGTGTTCGCTTGAAGGACATATCACCAGACA TTGACAGGCTGAAAAAACAGATCGAAGAGTTCGAGAGGTCGTGGAAAGAGATCAGTGGCTGTTCAAAAGCTACTGTCGCCGTTGGAGGGTTTATTGCGACGTTGATTGTGATCATTCTAGAGTTTATGTATATATGA
- the LOC120438569 gene encoding uncharacterized protein LOC120438569 isoform X2, with the protein MSVLLPCQNMWFRLENPRVMWTRSDLNPKSVHVRQDKTDDNRGQNQRYSGRTSMRPDALAIFDFSLTLSKPTIADSGIYTCSISDGREERRLSDIQLQVKAPQHNYGFFVPTLEILESINTSVRLKDISPDIDRLKKQIEEFERSWKEISGCSKATVAVGGFIATLIVIILEFMYI; encoded by the exons AtgtctgtcctgctgccctgtcaGAACATGTGGTTTAGACTTGAGAATCCCAGAGTGATGTGGACTCGCAGTGATCTCAATCCCAAATCTGTCCATGTgagacaagacaaaacagaCGATAACAGAGGACAAAACCAGCGTTACAGCGGGCGCACATCGATGAGACCTGATGCGCTGGCCATTTTTGATTTCAGCCTCACTTTGAGCAAACCAACAATAGCTGACAGTGGCATCTACACCTGCTCCATCAGTGATGGGAGAGAAGAACGGAGACTGAGCGATATccagctgcaggtcaaag CACCTCAACACAACTACGGCTTTTTCGTGCCTACTTTAGAGATATTGGAATCCATCAACACCAGTGTTCGCTTGAAGGACATATCACCAGACA TTGACAGGCTGAAAAAACAGATCGAAGAGTTCGAGAGGTCGTGGAAAGAGATCAGTGGCTGTTCAAAAGCTACTGTCGCCGTTGGAGGGTTTATTGCGACGTTGATTGTGATCATTCTAGAGTTTATGTATATATGA